TTAATTTTTGTACCATTTCCCAGGCAATCTGTCCAACCGTCCCTTTCCATCCTGCATGGGCAATGCCAGCTATCCTTGTAATTGGATCCACAAAAAATAAGGGAACACAATCTGCAAAAAAAGCCGTACCAAGCATAGAATCTGATTCATTCATAATTAATCCATCGACTCCGGATATACTGGAATTAAAAGAAACACTACCCTTTCCAGCATCTGCTGTGTCTGCCAGATAGACTTTTGTTCCATGTACCTGTTCACCGCTAATCCATCGGGATAACGGTACATGTAACTCTTTGCTGAGAATACGCCGATTTTCTAAGACGTTTTTCTCGTTATCTGCTACATGGAGCCCCATATTTAATTGCCCGTAGGCTCCCTCACTGACACCGCCATTTTTTGTTGTGAATCCTGCAATCAAGCCCGGGATTTCCGTTTCCCACGAGGATAGATGCAGTCTTGTCTTCCTTTTTAGCTGAAATGGCTCCATGTTTTTCCCTCTTTCCTCTTTGTTCTCCATTTCCTTACAAGCATTCTGCAAGTCTTATTTTTTGTATTTCAATTTGTGTCTTATTTTAACACATTATATCGATAATTTCTCCTTAATCTTCGGTATAGAGATCCGGCCCTTTTACTTTTTCCACTAAAATCACATCTTCCCCAATCCGTACGATTTTTTCCCAAGCAATGAAAAGCTCTCCAGCTTTGGCAAACATGCCTGATTTTTTCCCTTTCGCTTCCGCAATGATAGCGATAATTCTCCCGGTCCTTCCGTCTATCTCCAAATCAATGATATGCCCTAATCTTGTTCCATCGTCCATCACAATTAATTCTTTTATTTGTAAGTCAGATAGTTTCACCATGCCAGCTCCCTCCTCTTCTTATTCTATGCATGGACAGCCGCTTTTTTTCATAAAAACTCAACTTTCGCCCTTTAAAAAGTAACTTCCATCCCATAGGGACAGGGGTTGATTGTTTCTTCCATACAGCTGTTGACAAAGATGAGAAGGTAAAGTGTAAGACGACCGCTACGGCGGACCGTTTTGCTTTCCTAGGGGCACGCTCTTCAGCTAACTTTTGCCAAGAAAAGCACTTGGCAAAAGTGGATCTTCAGATGGTGCTGATCCCTCAGGAGTCAAAACGGTCCGCCTCCGCTAGTTAGATATTCTATACGTGAAATAGCTGAACAAATAAAAGGTAGATCAGACAGAAGAGACTTTTTGTAGTGAATGGTAAAAATGTTCAACAATCATTCCTTTCTGTGCATGAAAGCTATTCTCGATATGAACGATCTACGATGTCATGATTTGAACTGCTAAATCAACCATTTGAAACACCAAAAATGATTGGTTTTTCAGGCTAAAAAGCGATTATTTCATCTAACTTCATCAGTATGTCATTTCTTCCATGCGCTGTAGAATCCTATTAGAGCGCAGGCCAACCACGTAGACTCCTAAGTGGTTTGCAAGCTAAAACCGTGACTTCTGTCACAACGCTTGCACTTGCACGTCGTGTGCATCGCAGGGCGAGCTGAAGATCCACTTGAAAAGCGGTTTTCTTTTCAAGTTAGCTGAAGCCGTCCCCATGGCAGACTAAGATCGCAACGTCCTGTTGCAACGTCTGCACTAGTACGTCCTGTACGTCGGAAAGCGGAGTGGTTGGCCGGAGCGGAGCTATACACCATATCCCGTTCAAAAAATAGTTAAGATAAAAATAAAAAGAGCTGTTTCCAATTCAATGAAGTATATCCATATGTAAATAACATATAGCGCAGGATGAAGAAGTATCTTGGCATCAAAAAAAGCCTCACCGCGCAGGCAAGGCTTTGCAATTATTCAAACATTTGCTTATTCATCTGGGAAATAGCTCCTTTTTCAAGTCTGGACACTTGAGCTTGCGATATTCCAATCTCATCCGCCACTTCCATCTGTGTCTTCCCTTGAAAAAAGCGTTTATTTAGAATCATTTTTTCTCTCGAATTTAAGCGGTGCATTCCTTCTTTCAGTGACAGTTTATCTGCCCATGTGGAATCTTTATCTTTATCATCAC
The nucleotide sequence above comes from Oceanobacillus timonensis. Encoded proteins:
- the pgeF gene encoding peptidoglycan editing factor PgeF; the encoded protein is MEPFQLKRKTRLHLSSWETEIPGLIAGFTTKNGGVSEGAYGQLNMGLHVADNEKNVLENRRILSKELHVPLSRWISGEQVHGTKVYLADTADAGKGSVSFNSSISGVDGLIMNESDSMLGTAFFADCVPLFFVDPITRIAGIAHAGWKGTVGQIAWEMVQKLKEAGVSLENLKVAIGPSISKENYIVDDVVLSYLSDEQKQKFTKEVSPKQYVIDLKELNADILVQSGVFRHNIEVTTYCTFQDERLFFSHRRDNGKTGRMLGFIGFLETDEIMED
- a CDS encoding YlmC/YmxH family sporulation protein encodes the protein MVKLSDLQIKELIVMDDGTRLGHIIDLEIDGRTGRIIAIIAEAKGKKSGMFAKAGELFIAWEKIVRIGEDVILVEKVKGPDLYTED